Proteins from a single region of Fibrobacter sp. UWT2:
- a CDS encoding biotin attachment protein → MKKIKFQDTSFRDGFQSIFGARVFAKDFMPAVEAACKAGITHFEAGGGARFQALYQNCGEDAFDMMDEFRRVVGPNVRLQTLARGINVVALAPQPRDMIKLHADMFKKHGMTRIRNFDALNDVNNLIYSGKCIHDAGLEHEVVVTMMELPPGCDLNAAHNPEFYERILRSILDAGVPFASVCFKDASGTTNPTKVYETFKRARKLLGDNVELRIHSHDTCGTGVAQYKAAIEGGADGVDLGRKPLSGGTAQPDLFSMFHALKGTEYKLALGEDSIVDDHIPELMEANNVAVECLKDYNFPPEARQITTDVIFSPMPGGALTANTLMMRETKTFHLFPKVIENMSECVRRGGFASSVTPVSQFYFQQAYMNTLNQAAGRGTWFKMTEGYGKMLLGYQGKTPCEPDPELVKIAADQFNMKPFKEAYPGVQCAEEILPPGIPAAKKLLEENGLPVTDETIFITGCLQTKAGNKGIEFLKGNRHIGVPKKDPNAAPAVDTKNMKAGAASTYRIALGNQSWDVQVQTLK, encoded by the coding sequence ATGAAAAAGATCAAGTTCCAGGATACCTCGTTCCGCGATGGTTTCCAATCTATTTTCGGTGCTCGTGTCTTCGCTAAGGACTTTATGCCCGCTGTCGAAGCTGCCTGCAAGGCCGGCATCACCCACTTTGAAGCTGGTGGCGGCGCCCGTTTCCAGGCCCTTTACCAGAACTGCGGTGAAGACGCTTTCGACATGATGGACGAATTCCGCCGCGTGGTGGGTCCGAACGTCCGTCTGCAGACCCTCGCCCGCGGTATCAACGTGGTGGCCCTCGCTCCGCAGCCGCGCGACATGATCAAGCTCCATGCCGACATGTTCAAGAAGCACGGCATGACCCGTATTCGTAACTTCGACGCTTTGAACGACGTCAACAACCTCATTTACTCCGGTAAGTGCATTCACGACGCAGGACTTGAACACGAAGTCGTCGTGACCATGATGGAACTTCCTCCGGGATGCGACCTCAACGCCGCCCACAACCCGGAATTCTATGAACGCATTCTCCGCAGCATCCTGGACGCAGGTGTTCCGTTCGCCTCCGTCTGCTTCAAGGACGCTTCCGGTACCACGAACCCGACTAAGGTTTATGAAACCTTCAAGCGCGCCCGTAAGCTCCTCGGTGACAATGTGGAACTCCGCATTCACAGCCATGACACTTGCGGTACCGGTGTGGCCCAGTACAAGGCTGCTATCGAAGGTGGCGCCGATGGCGTTGACCTCGGCCGCAAGCCGCTTTCCGGCGGTACGGCTCAGCCCGACCTGTTCTCCATGTTCCACGCCCTCAAGGGTACGGAATACAAGCTCGCCCTCGGTGAAGACAGCATCGTTGACGATCACATTCCGGAACTCATGGAAGCCAACAACGTCGCTGTTGAATGCCTCAAGGACTACAACTTCCCGCCTGAAGCTCGTCAGATTACGACCGACGTGATCTTCAGCCCCATGCCGGGTGGCGCTCTTACCGCCAACACCCTCATGATGCGTGAAACCAAGACCTTCCACCTGTTCCCGAAGGTTATCGAGAACATGAGTGAATGCGTCCGCCGCGGTGGCTTTGCTTCTTCCGTGACGCCGGTTTCTCAGTTCTACTTCCAGCAGGCTTACATGAACACCCTGAACCAGGCTGCCGGTCGCGGTACTTGGTTCAAGATGACCGAAGGCTACGGCAAGATGCTCCTCGGTTACCAGGGCAAGACTCCTTGCGAACCGGATCCGGAACTCGTGAAGATCGCTGCCGACCAGTTCAACATGAAGCCGTTCAAGGAAGCCTATCCGGGCGTCCAGTGCGCAGAAGAAATTCTTCCGCCGGGCATTCCGGCCGCCAAGAAGCTCCTCGAAGAAAATGGTCTCCCGGTCACCGACGAAACCATCTTCATCACGGGCTGCCTCCAGACGAAGGCTGGCAACAAGGGTATCGAATTCCTCAAGGGCAACCGCCACATTGGCGTTCCCAAGAAGGACCCGAACGCTGCTCCGGCAGTGGACACCAAGAACATGAAGGCCGGCGCAGCAAGCACCTACCGTATCGCTCTTGGCAACCAGAGCTGGGACGTGCAGGTTCAGACCCTCAAGTAA
- a CDS encoding sensor histidine kinase produces the protein MTTKYAKSAFRAFLRRNYERFAELQEAQFEKGERELIEIMGDENDAQYPIPTFVLMILIWMFILLFPLILLLDPTYPLTQVSLINLSCYYLPLLATFLTFLVNQRYLVPKCFFRKRYALFFAGNAVILFLSLLGREVFYFLIQRKAGEGIVDFFSNYCFSAGAVRGHFSVWTVLVFLIALALICFVCILISMFSRLIIRAFILREKKRSTLEYELKFLKNQLSPHFLFNTLNNITSLIRIDPGLAETSMTKLSQLIRVMLYQTGDKYISLKEDVGILEKYAELEKLRHDDSFDFKFEYELENPDCQVEPLLMMPLMENAMKHCVNPEGNSFAHIKIVQKGNTISFVSENSNFPRKAKPNASGLGLSTFKKRLELMYGGRYQYKAGVEGDAYKTELKVELKKDSV, from the coding sequence ATGACGACAAAGTACGCAAAATCCGCTTTTCGAGCCTTTTTACGCCGCAATTATGAACGTTTCGCGGAACTTCAGGAAGCCCAATTCGAAAAAGGCGAGCGGGAACTAATCGAAATTATGGGCGACGAGAACGATGCCCAGTATCCGATTCCGACATTTGTACTGATGATTCTGATTTGGATGTTTATCTTGCTGTTCCCGCTGATATTGCTGCTTGATCCGACATATCCGTTGACGCAAGTGTCGCTTATTAATCTTTCCTGCTACTATTTGCCGCTTCTGGCAACGTTCTTGACCTTCTTGGTAAACCAGCGCTACCTTGTTCCAAAGTGCTTCTTTAGAAAACGTTATGCTTTGTTCTTTGCCGGCAACGCCGTGATTCTTTTTCTTTCGTTGCTAGGCCGCGAAGTGTTCTACTTCTTGATTCAGCGCAAGGCGGGCGAGGGAATTGTAGATTTCTTCAGCAACTATTGTTTTAGTGCGGGGGCCGTGCGCGGGCATTTTTCCGTCTGGACTGTACTTGTGTTTCTGATTGCGCTTGCGCTCATCTGCTTTGTTTGCATTTTGATTTCAATGTTTTCGAGGTTGATTATCAGAGCGTTTATCTTGCGTGAAAAGAAACGTTCAACTCTGGAATATGAACTCAAATTTTTGAAGAATCAGCTTTCGCCGCATTTCTTGTTCAATACCTTGAACAATATTACTAGCTTGATTCGTATAGACCCTGGCCTTGCCGAAACAAGTATGACGAAACTTTCGCAGCTGATTCGCGTGATGCTTTACCAGACAGGCGACAAGTATATTTCGCTTAAAGAAGATGTGGGCATTTTGGAAAAGTATGCGGAACTTGAGAAATTGAGACATGACGATTCCTTTGATTTTAAATTTGAATACGAACTTGAAAATCCGGATTGTCAAGTGGAACCGCTGTTGATGATGCCGTTGATGGAAAATGCGATGAAGCATTGCGTGAATCCGGAAGGCAACAGTTTTGCACACATCAAGATTGTGCAGAAGGGAAATACAATTTCGTTTGTTAGCGAAAACAGCAACTTCCCGCGTAAGGCAAAGCCGAATGCGAGCGGCCTTGGACTTTCTACTTTCAAGAAGCGCTTGGAACTTATGTATGGCGGACGCTATCAATATAAAGCTGGCGTAGAAGGCGATGCATATAAAACGGAATTGAAAGTGGAATTGAAAAAGGATTCTGTGTAA
- a CDS encoding aspartoacylase, protein MSLINTIVVAGGTHGNERTGVRLVQKWMEHPECYNSLCSAKVDLVLANPEAVRLNRRYRDHDLNRAFSQTCLDVSVDSRLYEFRRAKELNALYGPKGAATKTDLILDVHNTGSNMGYCLILSTRDPFTMRASAVLTQEFKDAWIYYQPEERSASPYFGTVAKADVCIEIGPQQHGTLDAAIFEESERLVKRYLELAEEWNRGELQKRPPIKVEVYTQFKDLGYPKPQGGGPIQAMIHPELMGRDYRELKDGDKLFRTFDGEDILYHGESPVYPIFISEPAYYEKDIAMSLTVKSIEEW, encoded by the coding sequence ATGAGTTTGATTAATACCATAGTCGTTGCTGGTGGTACGCACGGTAACGAACGGACGGGGGTTCGCCTTGTTCAGAAATGGATGGAACACCCAGAGTGTTATAATTCGCTCTGTAGCGCCAAGGTGGATTTGGTGCTTGCTAACCCCGAAGCGGTGCGTTTGAATCGCCGCTATCGCGATCATGATTTGAATCGCGCCTTTTCGCAGACTTGTTTGGATGTGTCGGTTGATTCGCGGCTGTATGAATTCCGCCGTGCTAAAGAACTGAATGCTTTGTACGGCCCGAAGGGTGCTGCTACCAAGACGGATTTGATTCTGGATGTGCACAACACGGGTTCGAATATGGGCTATTGCCTGATTCTGTCGACGCGAGATCCGTTTACGATGCGCGCCTCGGCGGTGTTGACTCAGGAATTCAAGGATGCGTGGATTTATTATCAGCCGGAAGAACGCTCTGCTTCGCCGTATTTTGGAACGGTGGCGAAGGCGGATGTGTGTATCGAGATCGGCCCGCAACAGCATGGAACGCTGGATGCTGCGATTTTCGAGGAATCGGAACGCCTGGTGAAACGCTACCTGGAATTGGCCGAGGAATGGAACCGCGGCGAATTGCAGAAACGCCCGCCAATCAAGGTGGAAGTGTATACGCAGTTCAAGGATTTGGGTTACCCCAAGCCGCAGGGCGGTGGCCCGATTCAGGCGATGATTCATCCGGAATTGATGGGTCGCGACTATCGCGAACTCAAGGATGGCGACAAGTTGTTCCGCACATTCGACGGCGAAGATATTTTGTACCATGGCGAAAGCCCGGTGTATCCGATTTTCATTAGCGAGCCTGCGTACTACGAAAAGGATATCGCGATGAGCCTCACGGTAAAAAGCATCGAGGAATGGTAG
- a CDS encoding DUF1232 domain-containing protein yields the protein MLKDEDEIEEVEVHEIHREDVPVEDHSSNMKKALAVLLMLAALAYDASPIDLIPDIPIIGWIDDAGLTLAAGINLIQQFVGNQNASLVKLLKYAKWTFVSMVAIAVLLLGGLIALIVNLIAK from the coding sequence ATGTTAAAAGATGAAGACGAAATCGAAGAAGTAGAAGTTCACGAAATTCACCGGGAAGATGTTCCAGTGGAAGATCATTCTTCGAACATGAAAAAGGCTTTGGCGGTGTTGCTGATGCTTGCCGCCTTGGCTTATGACGCTTCTCCGATAGACTTGATTCCAGACATTCCCATCATAGGCTGGATTGACGATGCTGGCCTTACACTTGCCGCAGGCATCAACCTGATTCAACAATTTGTCGGAAACCAGAACGCAAGCCTGGTTAAGCTCCTGAAATACGCCAAGTGGACCTTCGTCTCGATGGTCGCCATAGCCGTTTTGCTGCTAGGCGGTCTAATCGCCCTGATCGTCAATTTGATTGCCAAGTAA
- the nudC gene encoding NAD(+) diphosphatase — MIHEIAPHKLNNDFKPRDPKTSDFLICYDGAKTLLKKTNSGYAIPHIGELLELQGKTLDDFEGHYLFCIDDTAFFLDDSSKNEETTVPEGYEFMGNRTFRGMNPVERMGGATAAHIAHWESLNKFCGRCGNVTIRGDHERSIICPKCGNVVYPRISPVVIVAVSNGDKLLMAHNIDNPNPRLFLISGFVEIGESLEQAVHREVMEEAGLRVKNIRYFSSQPWPFSDSLIAGFTAELDGDDTIRMQKEELSEAMWVKREDIPEYETDVSISCCLIENFRHQKSC; from the coding sequence ATGATTCACGAGATTGCGCCCCACAAACTCAACAACGATTTCAAGCCCCGCGATCCGAAGACTTCGGACTTCCTGATTTGCTACGACGGTGCCAAGACGCTCCTCAAAAAGACCAACAGCGGCTACGCAATTCCGCACATCGGAGAACTGCTTGAACTTCAAGGGAAGACGCTCGACGACTTCGAAGGGCATTACCTTTTCTGCATTGACGACACAGCCTTTTTCCTGGACGATTCCTCCAAAAACGAAGAAACAACCGTTCCCGAAGGTTACGAATTCATGGGCAACCGCACCTTCCGCGGCATGAATCCGGTAGAACGCATGGGAGGCGCCACCGCCGCCCACATCGCCCACTGGGAATCGCTGAACAAATTCTGCGGACGCTGCGGGAACGTGACCATTCGCGGCGACCACGAACGTTCCATCATCTGCCCCAAGTGCGGCAATGTCGTTTACCCTCGAATTTCTCCGGTGGTCATTGTAGCCGTAAGTAACGGCGACAAGCTCCTGATGGCTCACAACATCGACAATCCGAACCCGAGACTCTTCTTGATATCTGGATTCGTCGAAATCGGAGAAAGCCTTGAACAGGCCGTACACCGCGAAGTCATGGAAGAAGCGGGACTCCGCGTGAAAAACATCCGCTATTTCAGTTCGCAACCATGGCCGTTCAGCGATTCACTCATCGCGGGCTTTACCGCCGAACTCGATGGCGATGACACCATCCGCATGCAAAAAGAAGAACTTTCCGAAGCCATGTGGGTCAAGCGCGAAGACATCCCCGAATACGAAACCGACGTCAGCATCAGCTGCTGCCTCATCGAGAACTTCCGCCACCAAAAGTCATGCTGA
- a CDS encoding SNF2-related protein has protein sequence MDYGVYGSTWWSKKWLDHLLAGASGRDIDYAFKYVTRGQVQPFTVADNRIMASVKGPNGGLHNVYLVFPKFDKERSDVFVGLLKQQPVELAALANGAINPSIELIVGKSGLELFESPDRVNMNCDCKDPLPCRYVISVFLKLAEMMSADPFVLFKIHGLDIAYLKDYKPEPIESDVPSEPTLVRILPVNNRVASPRIPMFKFGEWRDYSHILPAMLANFPEFCPAGNFKKSFVDELERCRAFYNHFEKFEQFAQDFGIYHAHTFLMEKERLQIVHGRGWQWTFNQLEDEREVATGLSVENVMGALCRLNQDCVWHNHVTVRFVHQLLQVAYYLVRCGAIYPQVFWLNNVTAQMRWLPAEMLPDVLAVVSELEKSVPDDFAFTMRDQVREDLDSAAEHILSVFIGKLLRFARTAQSYKKGPHENLLGFFFDCKSGRLAANGLKIPSKIQAWFSVYNSLEFNHKIIFHCSELGKEIALNVLVESSAGRETLAMLFENSDPRLLSLMNVLNCVAETFKPLKAYLERRAVEPLVMHGAELKEFVTYSVKKFEVFGIVTEMPRSLREMARPKTQMKLKGSLGIGAFTAGDLLDFDWEVALGDENVSAEEFLRLAKDAGGLLKYKDRYIEYTSDDLALLQQRLDEHEKKNAPGAVAADSAEYAEGDSETGEGDSEAENFIPSTAKLIQACLTGKCDDIPVNMTDGLKQQFDSWRGETEIALPQNLNATLRPYQERGYSWMYKNLEMGFGCILADDMGLGKTLQVIAFLLKMKQDGRLNEGRALVVVPAGLLCNWQMEVKKFAPELTVFTYHGASRKLDKFNADLLITTYSTCRLDFKKLEKLNWQVVVIDEAQNIKNADSEQSRKIRAFRAPMKIAMSGTPVENRLMEFWTIMDFCNRGFLPSANEFRDKYETPIQKNANQAVADRFKKITGPFMLRRMKTDKSIISDLPDKIQQNEYAALTRSQAALYKRTLDEFMKELQMLEEGASIDISEDMLAEVANTSGASNAAGDSHSLFKRKGLILQMILALKQICNHPRTYLKAGEAKVEDSGKLSMLLDLLRSIQDQGEKAIIFTQFREMGELLKETLDRELGITADFYHGGCTQNQRNEMVRKFQDDPEVKVLILSLKAAGTGLNLTAASQVIHYDLWWNPAIEAQATDRAFRIGQTKNVQVHRFITKGTFEEKIDALLEAKKAVAQMTVNAGETWLADMDDKQLGEIFALDSASAL, from the coding sequence ATGGATTATGGTGTTTATGGAAGTACCTGGTGGAGCAAAAAGTGGCTGGACCACTTGCTTGCTGGTGCATCCGGACGGGACATTGATTACGCCTTTAAATATGTGACGCGGGGACAGGTGCAGCCGTTTACGGTGGCCGATAACCGCATTATGGCGTCGGTCAAGGGTCCTAACGGTGGACTCCATAATGTCTACCTGGTTTTCCCGAAGTTCGACAAGGAACGCTCCGATGTCTTTGTGGGACTTTTAAAGCAGCAGCCCGTGGAACTTGCTGCCCTTGCCAATGGAGCCATAAACCCCTCCATTGAATTGATTGTCGGAAAGAGCGGGCTTGAACTTTTTGAATCCCCAGACCGCGTGAACATGAACTGCGACTGCAAGGATCCGCTGCCGTGCCGTTACGTGATTTCGGTGTTCTTGAAACTGGCTGAGATGATGTCTGCCGATCCGTTTGTGCTTTTCAAGATTCACGGACTGGATATCGCTTACCTTAAGGATTATAAGCCGGAGCCTATTGAATCGGATGTGCCCAGTGAACCGACGTTGGTGCGGATTTTGCCGGTGAACAACCGGGTGGCCTCGCCGCGTATCCCGATGTTCAAGTTTGGGGAATGGCGGGACTATTCCCATATCTTGCCGGCAATGCTCGCAAATTTTCCGGAGTTTTGTCCGGCGGGGAACTTCAAGAAAAGCTTTGTAGACGAACTGGAACGCTGTCGTGCTTTTTATAACCACTTTGAAAAGTTTGAACAGTTTGCCCAGGATTTCGGCATTTATCACGCCCACACCTTTTTGATGGAAAAGGAACGCCTGCAGATCGTGCATGGGCGCGGGTGGCAGTGGACTTTTAACCAGCTCGAAGATGAACGCGAAGTGGCGACAGGCCTTTCAGTCGAAAACGTGATGGGGGCGCTTTGCCGCCTGAATCAGGATTGCGTGTGGCATAACCACGTGACAGTGCGCTTTGTGCATCAGCTTTTGCAGGTGGCGTATTACCTGGTGCGTTGCGGTGCGATTTATCCGCAGGTGTTCTGGCTGAATAACGTGACGGCGCAGATGCGCTGGTTGCCTGCGGAGATGCTGCCCGATGTGTTGGCGGTGGTGTCGGAACTGGAAAAGTCCGTTCCCGATGATTTTGCCTTTACGATGCGGGACCAAGTTCGCGAAGACTTGGACAGCGCTGCCGAACACATATTGTCTGTGTTTATCGGCAAGTTGTTGCGTTTTGCCCGCACGGCTCAAAGCTATAAGAAGGGCCCCCACGAAAACCTGCTCGGATTTTTCTTTGATTGCAAATCGGGGCGCCTCGCAGCTAACGGCCTTAAGATTCCCTCTAAAATCCAAGCATGGTTCTCGGTCTACAATTCGCTGGAATTCAACCATAAGATTATTTTCCATTGCTCGGAGTTGGGCAAGGAAATAGCGCTGAATGTTCTGGTGGAATCTTCGGCGGGGCGCGAAACGCTGGCGATGCTTTTTGAAAACAGCGACCCGAGACTTTTGTCGCTGATGAATGTGCTCAATTGCGTCGCGGAAACCTTTAAGCCACTGAAGGCGTATCTGGAACGCCGCGCCGTGGAGCCGTTGGTGATGCATGGCGCGGAACTCAAGGAATTCGTGACCTATTCGGTCAAAAAATTCGAAGTGTTCGGTATCGTGACGGAGATGCCTCGCTCCTTAAGGGAAATGGCGCGGCCCAAGACGCAGATGAAGCTGAAGGGTAGCCTCGGTATCGGCGCGTTTACGGCGGGAGACCTGCTGGATTTTGACTGGGAAGTGGCTCTCGGTGACGAGAATGTTTCTGCTGAAGAATTCTTGCGGCTTGCGAAGGATGCGGGCGGTCTCTTGAAGTATAAGGACCGCTACATCGAATACACATCGGATGACCTGGCGCTTTTGCAGCAGCGCTTGGATGAACATGAAAAGAAGAATGCGCCGGGAGCTGTTGCTGCGGATTCTGCGGAGTATGCTGAAGGCGACTCGGAAACTGGCGAAGGCGATTCTGAAGCCGAAAACTTTATTCCTTCGACGGCGAAACTGATTCAGGCATGCCTCACGGGAAAATGCGATGACATTCCCGTGAATATGACCGACGGCTTGAAGCAACAGTTTGATTCTTGGCGCGGCGAAACCGAAATCGCCTTGCCGCAGAACTTGAATGCGACACTCCGCCCTTATCAGGAACGCGGCTATTCCTGGATGTACAAGAATCTGGAAATGGGCTTTGGCTGCATTCTGGCCGATGATATGGGCCTCGGTAAAACGCTTCAGGTAATCGCCTTCTTGCTGAAGATGAAGCAGGACGGCCGACTGAATGAGGGGCGCGCACTCGTCGTGGTGCCGGCTGGCCTTTTGTGCAACTGGCAGATGGAAGTCAAGAAGTTTGCTCCGGAACTGACCGTGTTTACTTATCATGGGGCTTCGAGAAAATTGGACAAGTTTAATGCGGACTTGTTGATTACGACTTATTCGACTTGCCGATTGGATTTCAAGAAACTGGAAAAGCTGAATTGGCAGGTAGTGGTCATTGACGAAGCCCAGAACATCAAGAATGCCGATAGTGAGCAGAGCCGAAAGATTCGCGCCTTCAGGGCGCCCATGAAGATTGCCATGAGTGGCACTCCGGTGGAAAACCGCCTCATGGAATTCTGGACGATTATGGATTTCTGCAACCGCGGCTTTTTACCCTCGGCAAATGAATTCCGCGACAAGTACGAAACGCCGATTCAGAAAAATGCGAACCAGGCTGTTGCAGACCGCTTCAAGAAAATTACCGGTCCCTTCATGTTACGTCGCATGAAGACGGACAAGAGTATTATCAGCGACTTGCCCGATAAAATTCAGCAGAATGAATATGCGGCCCTCACGCGCTCCCAGGCTGCTTTGTACAAGCGTACGCTCGACGAGTTCATGAAAGAATTACAGATGCTTGAAGAGGGCGCTTCTATCGACATTAGCGAAGATATGCTGGCTGAAGTTGCCAATACTTCTGGTGCATCGAATGCGGCTGGCGATTCCCATAGCCTCTTCAAGCGTAAGGGCTTGATTCTCCAGATGATCCTGGCGCTGAAGCAAATCTGCAACCACCCGCGCACTTATTTGAAGGCGGGGGAGGCGAAGGTCGAAGATTCCGGGAAACTTTCCATGCTTCTGGATTTGTTGCGCTCGATTCAGGATCAGGGTGAAAAGGCGATTATCTTTACCCAGTTCCGCGAAATGGGCGAACTCTTGAAGGAAACTCTGGATCGCGAACTTGGCATTACGGCAGATTTCTATCACGGCGGTTGCACGCAAAATCAGCGCAATGAAATGGTGCGCAAGTTCCAAGATGATCCGGAAGTCAAAGTGCTGATTCTTTCGCTGAAAGCGGCGGGTACGGGCCTTAACTTGACAGCTGCTTCTCAGGTGATTCATTACGACCTTTGGTGGAACCCGGCGATTGAGGCGCAGGCCACTGACCGTGCCTTCCGTATCGGGCAGACGAAGAATGTGCAGGTGCACCGCTTTATTACCAAGGGAACCTTCGAAGAAAAAATCGATGCCCTGCTGGAAGCCAAGAAGGCTGTGGCTCAGATGACTGTGAATGCCGGCGAAACCTGGCTCGCCGATATGGACGATAAACAACTCGGCGAAATCTTCGCGCTTGATTCAGCTTCTGCGTTGTAA
- a CDS encoding nuclease-related domain-containing protein, whose translation MAEANPFMTLERARNTYWLKTNYKPMGVLFDNGFLTQSRLEWGAKKAYDSAIRDACIVLLKQKQVSTKKLIEKGKLPRNIYEANAVIWPFSIHTGRTGCTMGELIDNRDITKRDLAYAIEKAWDEQVRTAAHIILRSQLGMESEKMNEPKGTLKVTANRSFMEKQIEALSFKKGAFWGTILTTCTILFILDIIYMGVTGAIPTLIDFIVKTKIIGFVSIVIILSFFMFMANLVVKHTAEKKIDDYDFQIKNHKQGRDGEDKVIDVMRECLDGSYHAFRNLVLPNKKEDMDIVLVGPQGVFIFEVKTYNGKYENITDDWYFCGKKKKKIKDSPTNQVKRNAAQLADFLEAVFN comes from the coding sequence ATGGCCGAAGCTAATCCTTTTATGACTTTAGAAAGAGCTCGAAATACTTATTGGCTAAAAACCAATTATAAGCCGATGGGAGTATTATTTGACAACGGTTTTCTAACACAAAGTCGACTTGAATGGGGTGCAAAAAAAGCCTACGATTCCGCAATTCGAGATGCATGCATAGTTCTGCTAAAGCAAAAACAGGTTTCAACAAAAAAACTCATTGAAAAAGGAAAACTTCCCAGAAACATATATGAAGCAAACGCTGTCATCTGGCCTTTCAGCATACACACAGGAAGAACCGGTTGTACCATGGGCGAACTAATCGACAATCGCGATATAACCAAGCGCGATCTAGCTTACGCTATTGAAAAAGCTTGGGATGAACAAGTTCGCACAGCAGCGCACATTATACTCCGTTCTCAACTGGGAATGGAAAGTGAAAAAATGAATGAGCCAAAAGGCACTCTTAAAGTGACCGCAAACCGAAGTTTTATGGAAAAACAAATAGAAGCTCTTTCTTTTAAAAAGGGCGCTTTCTGGGGAACTATTCTAACGACATGCACCATACTGTTCATACTTGACATCATTTATATGGGCGTAACAGGAGCTATTCCGACTCTAATTGATTTTATTGTAAAGACAAAAATCATAGGTTTTGTTTCTATCGTCATTATACTGTCTTTTTTCATGTTTATGGCAAACCTCGTTGTAAAACATACTGCCGAAAAGAAAATTGACGACTATGACTTTCAAATAAAGAATCACAAACAAGGTAGAGATGGTGAAGACAAGGTTATTGACGTAATGCGAGAATGTTTAGATGGTTCATACCACGCTTTTCGAAATCTCGTACTTCCAAATAAAAAAGAAGACATGGATATAGTACTTGTTGGACCACAAGGAGTATTCATCTTTGAAGTCAAAACATACAATGGTAAATACGAAAATATAACTGATGATTGGTATTTTTGCGGAAAGAAAAAGAAAAAAATCAAAGACAGCCCAACTAATCAAGTAAAAAGAAACGCCGCACAACTTGCAGACTTTCTTGAAGCCGTTTTCAATTGA
- a CDS encoding HAD-IIA family hydrolase — MTQFETEIYLRYKQIIESQGMGTSVCAGSESPAPRYTHMEDLLDRYDAFCFDGYGTLYNRGSFVYEGALDWYTMLRAAGKQMRLITNAASDVDSVLAADAAKRGFAFSEAETISSGSLLKELCVELRSRRIGASFGVRRDLREVYYIGRETGKHVLESCGIKAVAPAAEPVEPIVAISSAKETPETYEQAVKILKRPGAMLLVLNSDAWAPKIPGDDGVTVREPVSGALSERLRRDSMCEANGGAGCETFYLGKPFPAIWEKVKRSLPEGSRVLMVGDTLGTDVLGAKVAGFDSALVVGRNVPADELETDQNVLGIKPNWYL; from the coding sequence ATGACCCAATTCGAAACAGAAATCTACCTGCGGTATAAACAAATCATTGAATCGCAGGGTATGGGAACGAGTGTGTGCGCAGGGAGCGAGTCGCCTGCGCCGCGTTACACGCACATGGAAGATTTGCTGGACCGTTACGATGCGTTTTGCTTTGACGGTTACGGTACGCTTTATAACCGCGGGAGCTTTGTTTACGAGGGGGCGCTGGATTGGTATACAATGCTGCGCGCCGCGGGAAAGCAGATGCGCCTGATTACGAACGCTGCTTCTGATGTGGATTCGGTTCTTGCTGCTGATGCTGCTAAGCGAGGCTTCGCGTTTAGCGAGGCCGAGACGATTTCTTCGGGGAGTTTGCTGAAGGAACTTTGCGTTGAATTGCGCAGTCGCCGGATCGGGGCTTCTTTTGGTGTGCGTCGAGATTTACGCGAGGTCTATTACATCGGGCGCGAAACGGGCAAGCATGTGCTTGAAAGCTGCGGCATTAAGGCGGTGGCGCCGGCTGCAGAACCTGTAGAACCGATTGTGGCGATTTCATCGGCGAAGGAAACGCCTGAAACTTATGAGCAGGCTGTCAAGATTTTGAAGCGCCCGGGCGCGATGCTTCTGGTGCTGAATTCCGATGCGTGGGCGCCGAAGATTCCGGGGGACGATGGTGTGACGGTTCGCGAGCCTGTTTCGGGCGCGCTTTCTGAGAGGCTGCGCCGCGATTCCATGTGCGAGGCGAATGGTGGCGCTGGCTGCGAGACTTTTTATTTGGGCAAGCCATTCCCGGCGATTTGGGAAAAGGTCAAGCGTAGCTTGCCCGAAGGCTCTCGCGTGCTGATGGTGGGTGATACCTTAGGCACGGATGTGCTTGGCGCGAAAGTCGCTGGCTTTGATTCGGCGCTTGTTGTTGGCCGCAATGTGCCGGCTGATGAACTTGAGACGGATCAGAACGTTTTAGGGATTAAACCGAATTGGTATTTATAA
- a CDS encoding helix-turn-helix transcriptional regulator: MQKKGWKVGDVDEFIGLSPAEMAIVEMKVALAKALVAKRKACGETQVSAAILAKTSQSRYAKVEHADSSVSLELMIKMFFALGANKKELMKVLSDCKAALLLPAKTS; encoded by the coding sequence TTGCAGAAGAAAGGCTGGAAAGTCGGCGATGTGGATGAATTTATTGGCCTGAGTCCGGCTGAAATGGCAATTGTTGAAATGAAAGTAGCTTTGGCAAAGGCTTTGGTTGCCAAACGAAAGGCTTGTGGTGAAACACAGGTCTCCGCAGCAATCTTGGCAAAGACAAGTCAGTCGCGATATGCTAAGGTGGAACATGCTGATTCTAGTGTTTCTCTAGAACTGATGATAAAGATGTTCTTTGCTTTGGGCGCGAATAAGAAAGAATTGATGAAAGTGCTTTCGGATTGCAAGGCCGCCTTGCTTCTGCCTGCTAAAACCTCTTAA